One genomic region from Bradyrhizobium icense encodes:
- the hpaD gene encoding 3,4-dihydroxyphenylacetate 2,3-dioxygenase: MPVPTHTFTPPFNIIRCSHAVLDVVDLSKSRAFYETTVGLHVEDSDDKTVYLRGSEEHQHHSLVLRKAPAAACNRLGFKVGNDGDLDKAATFFSENGIPYAFADQPFQGRTLQFTDPAGFQLELYASMDKRPHLLRRYDLYKGCHPQRLDHFNIFAPEVQGTIDFYARLGFRLTEYGEEDGPNGRIAAAWMHRKGNVHDLAITNGRGPRLHHFAYWVPTAMNVLHLCDVMASSGYLKNIERGPGRHGISNAFFLYVRDPDGHRLELYTSDYFTGDHDHEPLRWSLKDPRRQTLWGAPAPRSWFEEGSPFTGQEVRDPLFVADVTIAD; this comes from the coding sequence ATGCCCGTTCCGACACACACATTCACCCCACCCTTCAACATCATCCGCTGCAGCCACGCCGTGCTTGATGTCGTCGACCTCAGCAAAAGCCGCGCCTTCTATGAGACTACCGTCGGCCTTCACGTCGAGGACAGCGACGACAAGACAGTGTACCTGCGCGGCAGCGAGGAGCATCAGCATCACTCGCTGGTGCTGCGGAAGGCGCCGGCCGCCGCCTGCAATCGGCTCGGCTTCAAGGTCGGCAATGACGGCGATCTCGACAAGGCCGCGACCTTCTTTTCCGAGAATGGCATCCCTTACGCGTTCGCCGATCAGCCGTTCCAGGGCCGCACCCTGCAGTTCACCGATCCCGCCGGCTTCCAACTCGAGCTCTATGCGTCGATGGACAAGCGCCCGCACCTGCTGCGGCGCTACGATCTCTACAAAGGCTGCCATCCGCAGCGGCTCGATCATTTCAACATCTTCGCGCCCGAGGTTCAGGGCACCATCGACTTCTATGCGCGGCTCGGCTTCCGGCTGACCGAATATGGCGAGGAAGACGGCCCGAACGGGCGGATCGCGGCGGCCTGGATGCACCGCAAGGGCAATGTCCACGACTTGGCGATCACCAACGGCCGCGGCCCTCGCCTGCACCATTTTGCCTATTGGGTGCCCACGGCGATGAACGTGCTGCATCTCTGCGACGTGATGGCTTCAAGCGGATATCTGAAGAACATCGAGCGCGGCCCGGGCCGCCACGGTATCTCGAATGCATTCTTCCTCTATGTCCGGGACCCGGACGGCCACCGGCTCGAACTCTACACCAGCGACTACTTCACGGGCGACCACGACCACGAGCCGCTGCGCTGGTCGCTCAAGGACCCGCGCCGGCAAACACTGTGGGGCGCGCCGGCGCCGCGCTCCTGGTTCGAGGAGGGTTCGCCTTTCACGGGGCAGGAGGTTCGCGATCCGCTCTTCGTCGCCGATGTCACAATTGCGGATTGA
- a CDS encoding fumarylacetoacetate hydrolase family protein: protein MTDAGIVDLSARIGKEYPTLREVIAAGALMKLAEDAARRSPDHALDAINWQPPIPSPEKIICIGVNYPDRNAEYKDGQDAPKYPSMFMRTPRSFVGHNTPLVRPRASAQLDYEGELVLVIGKAGRHIKESYALDHIAAVTLCNEGTIRDWVRHAKFNVTQGKNFDSTGSLGPWLVPYTDESQIADIRLTTKVNGETRQDDRTGRLIFSFRYLINYLSTFTTLMPGDVIVTGTPTGAGARFDPPRYLKPGDVIEVEAEGVGVLKNGVIDEA from the coding sequence GTGACCGATGCCGGCATCGTCGACCTCTCGGCGCGCATCGGAAAGGAATACCCGACGCTGCGCGAAGTCATCGCCGCCGGCGCGCTGATGAAACTCGCCGAAGACGCGGCGCGCCGTTCGCCGGACCATGCACTCGATGCGATCAATTGGCAGCCGCCAATCCCCTCGCCGGAAAAGATCATCTGCATCGGCGTGAACTACCCCGACCGCAACGCCGAATACAAGGACGGCCAGGACGCGCCGAAATATCCGAGCATGTTCATGCGCACGCCCCGCTCCTTTGTCGGCCACAATACGCCACTGGTGCGCCCGCGCGCTTCGGCGCAGCTCGATTACGAGGGCGAACTGGTGCTTGTGATCGGCAAGGCCGGCCGGCATATCAAGGAGAGCTACGCGCTGGACCACATCGCCGCCGTCACGCTCTGCAACGAAGGCACCATCCGCGATTGGGTGCGGCACGCCAAGTTCAACGTCACCCAGGGCAAGAACTTCGATTCCACCGGCAGCCTCGGCCCGTGGCTCGTGCCCTACACCGATGAAAGCCAGATTGCGGACATCCGCCTCACCACGAAGGTCAATGGCGAGACGCGGCAGGACGACCGCACCGGACGGTTGATCTTCAGCTTCCGATACCTCATCAACTATCTCTCGACTTTCACCACGCTGATGCCCGGCGACGTGATCGTGACGGGAACGCCGACCGGCGCCGGTGCGCGGTTCGATCCGCCGCGTTATCTCAAGCCAGGCGACGTCATAGAGGTTGAAGCCGAGGGCGTCGGTGTGCTCAAAAACGGCGTCATCGACGAAGCCTGA
- a CDS encoding UxaA family hydrolase — translation MTTPAPVIRLHPDDGVLIARASLPPGMVVAEGVATTERIPAGHKVAIRSIAQGEPVRRYGQIIGFATAPIAPGQHVHTQNCGMGDFAKDYAYGVDVKPVPNFDLPATFDGIRRADGRVATRNYIGILTSVNCSAHVAGIVADMFKKNPFTGDNPLADYPNVDGVVALTHKTGCGMTQNEPLALLRRTLGGYARHANFSHVIVLGLGCEVNQIGGLMEEQKLAGRLRAMDIQEVGGTRKTVEAGVAFVKEALTDANKVKREPVPASELTVALQCGGSDGYSGVSANPALGAASDLLVRHGGTVILSETPETYGAEHLLTRRAVSREVGEKLVGLMRWWEEYTRREGAEMNANPSPGNKAGGLTTILEKSLGAMAKAGSTNLVDVLNYAEPITKKGFVFMDTPGYDPVAATGQVAGGANLVCFTTGRGSVFGCKPAPSIKLATNTPMYKRMEDDMDVNCGTILDGEETVQQCGQRIFELMLKTASGQPTKSESFDFGGAEFAPWVLGATM, via the coding sequence ATGACCACCCCCGCACCCGTGATCCGCCTGCACCCAGACGATGGCGTGCTGATCGCGCGCGCGAGCCTGCCGCCGGGGATGGTGGTGGCCGAGGGCGTCGCCACGACTGAGCGGATTCCGGCGGGCCACAAGGTCGCGATCCGGTCGATTGCCCAGGGTGAGCCGGTGCGCCGCTACGGCCAGATCATCGGCTTTGCCACCGCGCCGATTGCGCCGGGGCAGCACGTGCACACCCAGAACTGCGGCATGGGCGATTTCGCCAAGGACTATGCTTATGGCGTCGACGTCAAACCGGTGCCGAATTTCGATCTGCCCGCCACCTTCGATGGCATCCGCCGCGCCGACGGGCGGGTGGCGACGCGCAACTATATCGGCATCCTCACCTCGGTGAATTGCAGCGCCCACGTCGCCGGCATCGTCGCCGACATGTTCAAGAAGAACCCCTTCACCGGCGATAACCCGCTGGCCGACTATCCGAACGTCGATGGCGTGGTGGCGCTGACCCACAAGACCGGCTGCGGCATGACGCAGAACGAGCCGCTCGCGCTGTTGCGACGGACGCTCGGCGGCTACGCCCGGCATGCGAATTTCTCCCATGTGATCGTGCTGGGGCTTGGCTGCGAGGTCAACCAGATCGGCGGGTTGATGGAAGAGCAGAAGCTCGCCGGACGCCTGCGCGCGATGGACATCCAGGAAGTCGGCGGCACCCGCAAGACGGTGGAGGCTGGCGTCGCCTTCGTGAAGGAAGCGTTAACGGATGCCAACAAGGTCAAGCGTGAACCCGTGCCGGCCAGCGAATTGACGGTGGCGCTGCAATGCGGCGGCTCCGACGGTTACTCCGGCGTATCGGCCAATCCGGCGCTGGGCGCGGCGAGCGATCTCTTGGTGCGCCACGGCGGCACCGTGATCCTCTCGGAGACGCCGGAGACCTATGGCGCCGAGCATCTCCTGACGAGGCGCGCAGTGAGCCGCGAGGTCGGCGAAAAGCTCGTTGGCCTGATGCGCTGGTGGGAAGAATACACCAGGCGCGAAGGCGCCGAGATGAACGCCAACCCAAGCCCCGGCAACAAGGCCGGCGGCCTCACCACGATCCTCGAGAAATCATTGGGCGCTATGGCCAAGGCCGGCAGCACCAATCTGGTCGACGTGCTCAACTACGCCGAGCCCATCACCAAGAAGGGTTTTGTCTTCATGGACACGCCCGGCTACGACCCGGTCGCAGCGACCGGGCAGGTGGCAGGCGGCGCCAACCTCGTTTGCTTCACGACGGGCCGCGGCAGCGTGTTCGGCTGCAAGCCGGCGCCCTCCATCAAGCTCGCAACCAACACGCCGATGTACAAGCGAATGGAGGACGACATGGACGTCAATTGCGGCACCATCCTCGATGGCGAGGAAACCGTGCAGCAATGCGGCCAGCGCATTTTCGAATTGATGCTGAAGACGGCATCCGGCCAGCCGACCAAAAGTGAGAGTTTTGACTTCGGCGGCGCCGAGTTCGCGCCCTGGGTGCTTGGGGCGACGATGTGA
- a CDS encoding malate/lactate/ureidoglycolate dehydrogenase produces MVTIKVNNLIDFVAEVFSHSESSPEEASRIATYLTTANLTGHDSHGVIRVPVYIRWKKTGNVVPNQTPEIVVDTPSLAVVDGKFGYGQTVTPFAVRTGIEKCKKAGLSAIALRNAGHIGRVGDWAEMAAAEGLVSVHFVNAAGSLLVAPYGGVQKRLSTAPYCVGIPRQGQDPIVLDFATSIVAEGKVLVASRGGKKLPTGALVDADGTLSEDPSVLYGPYTPDGLRDHTKGTGAIRAFGEHKGSGLAFICELLGGALTGTGATSGGRQFANGMLAFYIDPKVIDTTDYFDAEISRYTDFIRETKPIAGVESVLVPGDPERKMRAERTKNGVPLPDDTWAAIVNTAREVGVSETSIQRATS; encoded by the coding sequence ATGGTCACAATAAAAGTCAACAATCTGATCGATTTCGTTGCAGAGGTTTTTTCTCATTCGGAATCCTCGCCCGAGGAAGCCAGCCGTATCGCAACCTACCTCACGACAGCCAATCTCACCGGCCATGACAGCCACGGCGTGATCAGGGTTCCGGTCTACATCCGCTGGAAGAAGACAGGCAACGTCGTTCCCAACCAGACCCCCGAGATCGTGGTCGACACCCCGTCGCTCGCCGTGGTCGATGGCAAGTTCGGCTATGGTCAGACCGTAACGCCATTTGCGGTGCGGACCGGCATCGAGAAGTGCAAGAAGGCCGGGCTCTCGGCCATCGCGCTGCGCAACGCCGGCCACATCGGGCGCGTCGGCGACTGGGCCGAGATGGCTGCCGCCGAAGGATTGGTCTCAGTTCACTTCGTCAATGCAGCCGGCTCGCTGCTTGTCGCGCCGTACGGCGGCGTCCAGAAACGGCTCTCGACCGCGCCTTACTGCGTCGGCATTCCGCGCCAGGGTCAGGACCCGATCGTGCTCGATTTTGCGACGTCCATCGTTGCCGAAGGCAAGGTGCTGGTGGCCAGCCGCGGCGGCAAGAAACTGCCGACCGGCGCGCTCGTAGATGCCGACGGCACGCTGAGCGAGGATCCCTCGGTACTCTACGGTCCCTACACTCCGGACGGGCTACGCGACCATACCAAGGGCACGGGCGCGATCCGCGCGTTCGGCGAGCACAAGGGTTCGGGCCTCGCCTTCATCTGCGAACTGCTCGGCGGCGCGCTCACCGGCACCGGCGCCACCTCGGGTGGCCGGCAGTTCGCCAACGGCATGCTCGCCTTCTATATCGATCCCAAGGTGATCGACACGACAGATTATTTCGACGCCGAAATCTCGCGCTATACCGACTTCATCCGCGAGACCAAGCCGATTGCCGGCGTCGAATCCGTGCTGGTCCCCGGTGACCCCGAACGCAAGATGCGCGCCGAGCGCACCAAAAATGGCGTGCCGCTGCCTGATGATACCTGGGCCGCGATCGTCAACACCGCCCGCGAGGTTGGCGTCAGCGAGACCAGCATCCAGCGCGCCACCAGCTAA
- the hpaR gene encoding homoprotocatechuate degradation operon regulator HpaR, giving the protein MAGKKSPDGSRSDQEETMEARRMPMREFSRSLPMSLLRAREAVMRQFRPSLRNHGLTEQQWRILRALTAVDTIEVTELARVAFLLGPSLSRILRDLEARDLIERRTAKADLRRGEVSISSKGLKLIEAVAPTSEAIYAEITDRYGARKLAELQDMLGELERSLAAMEVTGDGEVEADE; this is encoded by the coding sequence ATGGCAGGCAAGAAATCGCCGGACGGATCGCGTTCGGACCAGGAGGAAACGATGGAGGCCCGCCGCATGCCGATGCGCGAGTTCTCGCGTTCGCTGCCGATGTCGCTTTTACGCGCGCGCGAAGCCGTGATGCGCCAGTTCCGTCCGTCCTTGCGCAATCACGGGCTAACCGAACAGCAATGGCGTATCCTGCGCGCGCTGACGGCGGTGGATACCATCGAGGTGACCGAACTGGCGCGCGTCGCATTCCTGCTGGGTCCGAGTTTGTCGCGTATCCTGCGGGATCTCGAAGCGCGCGATCTGATCGAGCGGCGGACCGCCAAGGCCGATCTCCGCCGCGGCGAGGTGTCGATCTCGTCCAAGGGGTTGAAGCTGATCGAGGCCGTCGCGCCCACTTCGGAAGCGATCTACGCCGAGATCACCGATCGCTATGGCGCGCGCAAGCTCGCCGAATTGCAGGACATGCTAGGCGAACTCGAGCGCAGCCTTGCCGCTATGGAGGTGACGGGTGACGGCGAGGTCGAAGCTGACGAGTAA
- a CDS encoding HpcH/HpaI aldolase family protein, with protein sequence MATNNVKKVWASGKAVVNAWLAIPSGFSAEVIAQCGFDSVTVDMQHGVQDYLSMVQCFQAMNGHPVTPMVRVPWNEPGIIGKVLDGGAYGVICPMINTPQEAKNLVQYAKYPPKGTRSNGPIRSGMYGSAGSYQQTANDEIVLLPMMETRTAVENMESILDVEGIDGVYIGPSDLGFSYGLVPKLDRDEPEILKIYEKIVKECGKRGLNPGIHCSGAEGAVRAINMGFKLVTLSNESGLMMTYAKMQVNQTRKDSGGKA encoded by the coding sequence ATGGCAACCAACAACGTCAAGAAAGTATGGGCCTCCGGCAAGGCCGTGGTGAACGCGTGGCTCGCGATCCCCTCAGGCTTCTCGGCCGAAGTGATCGCGCAATGCGGCTTCGACAGCGTCACCGTCGACATGCAGCACGGCGTGCAGGACTACCTCTCGATGGTCCAGTGCTTTCAGGCGATGAACGGCCACCCCGTCACACCGATGGTCCGCGTGCCCTGGAACGAGCCCGGCATCATCGGCAAAGTACTCGACGGCGGCGCCTATGGCGTGATCTGCCCGATGATCAACACCCCGCAGGAAGCGAAGAACCTGGTCCAGTACGCCAAGTATCCGCCGAAGGGCACGCGCTCGAACGGCCCGATCCGCTCCGGCATGTACGGCTCGGCCGGCTCTTACCAGCAGACGGCAAACGACGAGATCGTGCTGTTGCCGATGATGGAGACCAGGACCGCGGTCGAGAACATGGAATCGATCCTCGATGTCGAGGGCATCGACGGCGTCTATATCGGCCCGTCCGACCTCGGCTTCTCCTATGGCCTGGTGCCGAAGCTCGACCGCGACGAACCGGAAATCCTCAAGATCTATGAGAAGATCGTCAAGGAATGCGGCAAGCGCGGCCTCAATCCGGGCATCCACTGCTCCGGCGCCGAGGGCGCAGTGCGCGCCATCAACATGGGCTTCAAGCTCGTCACGCTCTCGAACGAGAGCGGCTTGATGATGACTTACGCCAAGATGCAGGTGAACCAGACCCGTAAGGACTCGGGCGGAAAAGCCTGA
- the hpaH gene encoding 2-oxo-hept-4-ene-1,7-dioate hydratase — protein MALSKDEIRSAAERLDAAEKTRKQIRQLSLEHPGITIEDAYAIQKVWVEMKVAQGRTVKGHKIGLTSKAMQSALNIDEPDSGILLDDMFFADGGLVPSDRFIATRVEAELAFVMKSRLAGPDCSMFDVLNATDFVVPALEILDTRVERVDPQTKATRRIFDTIADNAANAGIVLGGRPIRPMDADLRWIGALCFRNGQLEETGLAAGVLNHPATSVAWLANKIAPNGLALEAGQVVLAGSFIRPIETRKGDTIQADYGPYGSVSCYFA, from the coding sequence ATGGCCCTTTCCAAAGACGAAATCCGAAGTGCCGCCGAGCGGCTCGATGCGGCCGAAAAGACCCGCAAGCAGATCCGCCAGCTTTCGCTCGAACATCCCGGCATAACGATCGAAGATGCCTACGCTATTCAAAAGGTGTGGGTCGAAATGAAGGTCGCGCAGGGGCGCACCGTCAAGGGCCACAAGATCGGACTGACATCGAAGGCGATGCAGAGCGCGCTTAATATCGACGAGCCGGATTCCGGCATCCTGCTCGACGACATGTTCTTTGCAGATGGCGGGCTGGTGCCATCGGACCGCTTCATCGCCACCCGCGTCGAGGCCGAGCTCGCCTTTGTGATGAAGTCGCGGCTGGCTGGACCGGACTGCTCGATGTTCGACGTGCTCAACGCCACCGATTTCGTGGTGCCCGCGCTGGAAATCCTCGACACTCGAGTCGAGCGCGTCGACCCGCAGACCAAGGCCACCCGGAGAATCTTCGACACCATCGCCGACAACGCAGCGAATGCTGGCATCGTGCTCGGCGGCCGCCCGATCCGGCCGATGGACGCCGACCTGCGCTGGATCGGCGCGCTGTGTTTCCGCAACGGCCAGCTCGAGGAGACTGGACTTGCCGCCGGCGTCCTCAACCATCCCGCCACGTCGGTGGCGTGGCTGGCCAACAAGATTGCGCCGAACGGGCTGGCGCTCGAAGCCGGGCAAGTGGTGCTGGCGGGATCGTTCATCCGCCCGATCGAGACCCGCAAGGGCGACACGATCCAGGCCGACTATGGACCCTACGGTTCAGTGAGCTGTTACTTCGCCTGA
- the hpaE gene encoding 5-carboxymethyl-2-hydroxymuconate semialdehyde dehydrogenase translates to MDKATPKDLFQANRDRAAPLLAKLKSEGIGHMIDGKTVPSVSGRTFETKSPVDGAVLASVARGNAEDIDRAATAAATAFKSWRDMSAAARKKLLHRVADAIEDNADDLAVLECIDTGQAHRFMAKAAIRAAENFRFFADKCGEARDGLNMPSEEHWNISTRVPIGPVGVITPWNTPFMLSTWKIAPALAAGCTVVHKPAEWSPVTADLLTKLAKQAGLPDGVLNTVHGMGEEAGKALTEHPAIKAIGFVGESSTGSAIMAQGAPTLKRVHFELGGKNPVIVFDDADLERALDAVVFMIYSLNGERCTSSSRLLVQQGIADKFIEKLTARVKALKIGHPLDPATEIGPLIHERHLAKVCSYFEVARKDGATIAVGGRPHDGPGGGHYVQPTLVTGAHSKMRVAQEEVFGPFLTVIPFKDEKDAIEIANGVQYGLTGYVWTGDMGRALRVADALEAGMIWLNSENVRHLPTPFGGMKSSGIGRDGGDYSFEFYMETKHVSLARGTHKIQRLGV, encoded by the coding sequence ATGGATAAGGCGACACCAAAGGACCTGTTTCAGGCCAATCGCGACCGCGCGGCTCCTCTGCTCGCCAAGCTGAAGAGCGAAGGCATCGGGCACATGATCGACGGCAAGACTGTGCCGTCGGTCTCCGGCCGGACATTTGAGACGAAGTCCCCGGTCGATGGCGCGGTGCTGGCGTCGGTCGCCCGCGGCAACGCAGAAGACATCGACCGCGCCGCAACCGCCGCCGCAACGGCCTTCAAATCCTGGCGCGACATGTCCGCCGCCGCGCGGAAAAAATTGCTGCATCGCGTGGCCGACGCGATCGAGGACAACGCCGATGACCTCGCGGTGCTGGAATGCATCGACACCGGTCAGGCGCACCGCTTCATGGCCAAGGCCGCAATCCGGGCCGCGGAGAATTTCCGCTTCTTCGCCGACAAATGTGGCGAGGCCCGGGACGGCCTCAACATGCCCTCCGAGGAGCACTGGAACATCTCCACCCGGGTGCCGATCGGCCCGGTCGGCGTGATCACGCCGTGGAACACGCCGTTCATGCTGTCGACCTGGAAGATTGCGCCTGCGCTGGCTGCCGGCTGCACCGTCGTGCACAAGCCGGCGGAATGGTCGCCGGTTACGGCAGACCTGCTGACGAAGCTCGCGAAACAGGCCGGCCTTCCCGACGGCGTGCTCAACACCGTCCACGGCATGGGTGAGGAAGCCGGCAAGGCGCTGACCGAACATCCCGCGATCAAGGCGATTGGCTTTGTCGGCGAGAGCTCGACCGGTTCGGCGATCATGGCGCAGGGCGCCCCTACCCTGAAGCGGGTCCATTTCGAGCTCGGGGGCAAGAACCCCGTGATCGTGTTCGACGACGCCGATCTCGAACGCGCACTCGATGCGGTGGTCTTCATGATCTACTCGCTCAACGGCGAGCGCTGCACCTCCTCCAGCCGGCTGCTGGTCCAGCAAGGTATCGCTGATAAATTCATCGAAAAGCTGACCGCAAGGGTGAAGGCGCTGAAGATCGGCCATCCGCTCGACCCGGCGACCGAGATCGGCCCCCTGATCCATGAGCGGCATCTGGCAAAAGTCTGCAGCTATTTCGAGGTCGCGCGAAAGGATGGCGCCACCATCGCGGTCGGCGGCAGGCCGCATGATGGCCCCGGCGGCGGACATTACGTGCAGCCGACGCTGGTCACCGGCGCGCACTCGAAGATGCGGGTGGCGCAGGAGGAAGTGTTCGGCCCGTTCCTCACCGTGATCCCGTTCAAGGACGAGAAGGACGCCATCGAGATCGCCAACGGCGTGCAATACGGCCTCACCGGCTATGTCTGGACCGGCGACATGGGCCGCGCGCTGCGCGTGGCGGATGCGCTGGAGGCCGGCATGATCTGGCTCAATTCCGAAAACGTCCGCCATTTGCCGACGCCGTTCGGCGGCATGAAATCCTCAGGCATCGGCCGCGACGGCGGCGACTACTCGTTCGAGTTCTACATGGAAACCAAGCACGTCTCGCTCGCCCGCGGGACGCACAAGATTCAGAGACTGGGAGTGTAA
- a CDS encoding thiamine pyrophosphate-dependent enzyme, with product MKSTSGGEAIVNGLVAHGVDTVFGLPGAQIYGLFDAFHQAQLKVIGARHEQACGYMAFGYARSSGKPGVFSVVPGPGVLNASAALLTAFGCNEPVLCLTGQVPTAFLGKGRGHLHEMPDQLATLRTFVKWAERIEYPDAAPSVVSRGFQEMLSGRRGPVSLEMPWDIFTQRAQVGASAVFDPFPAPQPDPDRIKAAAALIKDSKRPMIFVGSGAIHAREEILELAEMIDAPVVAFRSGRGIVSNAHELGLTMAAAYKLWPNTDLMIGIGTRMELPASGFRWPYQPKGLKSVRIDIDPAEMRRLASDVAVVADAKAGTADLVAAVKKAGYSRTSGRRGEIREATATAQQEIQKVQPQMAYLSILREVLPANAIVTDELSQVGFASWYGFPVYEPRTFITSGYQGTLGSGFPTALGAKVANPDRPVVAITGDGGFMFGVQELSTAVQFKIGVVTLVFNNNAYGNVRRDQRQHFDGRVVASDLVNPDFVKLAESFGAGAARVTSLDQFRPALEKALADGGPYVISVEVPTDSEVSPWAFIHPPKNA from the coding sequence ATGAAATCAACTTCCGGCGGCGAAGCGATCGTCAATGGCCTTGTCGCGCATGGCGTCGACACGGTGTTCGGCCTGCCCGGCGCGCAGATCTACGGCCTGTTCGACGCCTTTCATCAGGCACAGTTGAAAGTGATCGGCGCGCGGCACGAGCAGGCCTGCGGCTACATGGCCTTCGGCTATGCACGCTCATCGGGCAAACCGGGCGTGTTCAGCGTGGTGCCCGGTCCGGGCGTACTCAATGCCAGCGCGGCGCTGCTCACCGCGTTCGGCTGCAACGAGCCGGTGCTCTGCCTGACCGGGCAGGTGCCGACCGCGTTTCTCGGCAAGGGCCGCGGCCATCTGCACGAGATGCCGGACCAGCTTGCGACGCTGCGCACTTTTGTGAAATGGGCCGAGCGAATCGAATATCCCGACGCGGCGCCCTCCGTCGTGTCGCGCGGGTTTCAGGAAATGCTCTCTGGGCGCCGCGGTCCGGTGTCGCTGGAAATGCCGTGGGACATCTTTACGCAGCGCGCCCAGGTCGGCGCGTCAGCCGTGTTCGATCCCTTCCCGGCGCCGCAGCCGGATCCCGACCGGATCAAGGCGGCAGCGGCGCTGATCAAGGACAGCAAGCGCCCGATGATCTTCGTCGGTAGCGGCGCGATCCATGCGCGCGAGGAAATCCTCGAACTCGCCGAGATGATCGATGCGCCTGTCGTTGCGTTCCGCAGCGGCCGCGGCATCGTCTCCAACGCGCACGAGCTCGGGCTGACCATGGCGGCCGCCTACAAGCTCTGGCCGAACACCGATCTGATGATCGGGATCGGCACGCGCATGGAGCTACCGGCCTCGGGATTCCGCTGGCCGTACCAGCCGAAGGGATTGAAGTCCGTTCGCATCGATATCGATCCGGCCGAGATGCGCCGGCTTGCATCCGATGTCGCCGTGGTCGCGGACGCGAAAGCCGGCACGGCCGATCTCGTGGCTGCTGTGAAGAAGGCCGGCTACAGCAGAACCAGCGGCCGGCGCGGTGAAATCCGCGAGGCCACCGCGACGGCGCAGCAGGAGATCCAGAAGGTTCAGCCGCAAATGGCCTATCTGAGCATTCTGCGCGAGGTACTGCCGGCCAACGCGATCGTCACCGATGAACTGTCGCAGGTCGGCTTCGCCTCCTGGTACGGCTTTCCAGTCTACGAGCCGCGCACCTTCATCACTTCGGGCTATCAGGGCACGCTCGGCTCCGGCTTCCCGACCGCGCTCGGCGCCAAGGTCGCCAACCCGGACCGCCCGGTGGTCGCGATCACGGGCGACGGCGGCTTCATGTTCGGCGTGCAGGAATTGTCGACCGCCGTGCAATTCAAGATCGGCGTGGTGACGCTGGTGTTCAACAACAACGCCTATGGCAATGTGCGGCGCGACCAGCGCCAGCATTTTGACGGACGCGTCGTGGCGTCCGACCTGGTCAATCCGGACTTCGTGAAGCTGGCCGAATCCTTCGGCGCGGGTGCTGCGCGGGTAACTTCGCTGGATCAGTTCCGGCCCGCGCTGGAAAAGGCGCTGGCCGACGGCGGGCCTTACGTGATTTCTGTGGAGGTGCCGACGGATTCGGAAGTGAGCCCGTGGGCGTTCATCCATCCGCCGAAGAACGCTTAG
- a CDS encoding 5-carboxymethyl-2-hydroxymuconate Delta-isomerase: MPHFTIEYSGNLDGRVDMGAVVELVRKAAVETGIFPLGGIRVRAIKCEHYAVADGREAYGFLDMVLRLGAGRDLATRKKAGEHIFKALSAYLDPVFANQKFALSFDMQINDKETSWKRNNIHEALKVEAIHG, encoded by the coding sequence ATGCCGCACTTCACGATTGAATATTCAGGCAATCTCGATGGCCGCGTCGACATGGGCGCGGTGGTGGAACTGGTCCGGAAGGCTGCCGTCGAGACCGGCATCTTCCCGCTCGGGGGCATTCGCGTCCGCGCCATCAAATGCGAGCACTATGCGGTCGCCGATGGCCGCGAGGCTTATGGCTTTCTCGACATGGTGCTGCGGCTTGGCGCGGGCCGCGATCTCGCCACCCGCAAGAAAGCCGGCGAACATATTTTCAAGGCGCTGTCGGCCTATCTTGATCCGGTATTTGCGAACCAAAAGTTCGCGCTGTCGTTCGACATGCAGATCAACGACAAGGAAACAAGCTGGAAGCGCAACAACATCCACGAAGCTCTGAAAGTGGAGGCTATCCATGGATAA